A genomic window from Rhodococcus sp. KBS0724 includes:
- a CDS encoding phosphopantetheine-binding protein: MTTAFTRERILSDLAEVLDLPADELTEDVSLIDLGLDSVRLMSLVERWRFEGAAIDFVDLASEPQVGAWLEVMGAQ; encoded by the coding sequence ATGACTACTGCATTCACTCGCGAGCGCATCCTCTCCGATCTTGCCGAGGTCCTCGATCTCCCCGCCGACGAGTTGACCGAAGACGTGAGCCTGATCGACCTGGGTCTGGACTCGGTGCGGCTGATGTCGTTGGTCGAGCGCTGGCGATTCGAGGGCGCAGCAATCGATTTCGTGGATCTGGCGTCGGAACCACAGGTGGGTGCGTGGCTCGAGGTAATGGGTGCACAGTAA